A segment of the Ipomoea triloba cultivar NCNSP0323 chromosome 1, ASM357664v1 genome:
TCATTTCTCATAATTCCACCAGCGGTAGTGTTAACTTCTTTAGGTGATTCAATTTCAGACAGTTGAATTGGACTGCACCAGTCATTCTTGGGCTTTTCTACAAGGACAATGTCATGAACTTGatgattttcttcttctgttCATGCAAGAATGAAGAACGTAATGAGTTTCTCCAGTGAtagcagtgtatatgaaaagaaatAGAAGGAATTTCCAATCTGCACCCTTAATAAAATTTGTTCAGCTTTGAAAAGCAACATAGAAATTTCTAATGTGTAGCGAGCAAACATTTAACCCTTCGGTAGTTCATGTAGCAGACATAAACAGAACATTCTTTGAATGGCAAAGTACTGAATATACTGGCACTACAATTTTCTATTGAGATGATAGTATGAAAAAAGCTACTGTTTAATCCAACACAGTGGGACTCATTTAACTTCTACTCCCAAGGAAATTGCATCTATTCATTCaacttttacaatattatttattgAGTCACATTCACAACAAGTTGTACATCACGTAATCATGCAGAACTTGGTAGCAAAGTCCAAGGTTTGAAAACTACAGAATACCTGGATAGGTAACAATTTCCGGAGAAGGAAGTCCACAATTTGAATTCAGTAGTTGAGAACTTATATCATCATCCAAGTAAGGTAGCTGAAATTCCTTCAGATGAGCAATTTGAAAGGGGGAAGGCACAAATGAAAGAACACTTCCATTGACAGATGAATCTGGGCCATGGACATTTCCTGGTTCCCCAACTAGATCAACTACAAATTCCCTGCTAAGACAAAGTAGAAACTAGTTGCAATAACTATTCCAGCCATGAAGAAAGAATGAAATCCACAGGAAATAGACGACAAGAAGCTAGTTTTTTTGCTCCTTAATGCTTCCTCTGTCACCCTAAATCTAGTTAGTTTGACAACTTTGGAGATCAGGAAACTTAGTTTACCTAGAAAATTTTTGGTCATCCTCAATTTTTATGAGACATGAAGATCGGTGATCTTCAACACAATACTTGCAACCTCTAGCTATCCTGCAAGGCAAACCCACATAATCCGCCAATTTCTGTAGAGAAGAATCAAGAATGATCACTTAGATACCAATACAGAGAGAAATATGCAAATGTCCAACAAATCATTGGCCTTTTCTCAACAAGTAAAAGGACAAAGGTAGGCCTCAAGAATCACCTTGAATAAAATAGCCCTATGCCTGCAAAGCCCTGTTGATAAGTTGCCAATTGGGAGCACGATGCATTTCTGAAGATCCTTAAGTCTCTTGCTGACAATTTTCCAGCGCATGTAAAGATCACCTTGCTCCACGGGAAAAGATCCCCTTAAATTCAACAAACTTAACAGTCTCATAAAGAAGCAAACGGAGGCTCAACAAGCATGCCAAAGAAAAAACATACACTCACCCCATATGGACAGCCACGAGTTTTCCAAGCTTCTCTGCTAATACTAGTGTATTTTCTGCggcaaaaaatatttcttgagctTTATCCTCTAGTTCCCTGAGCTTTGAGTCCCCACGCCGATCAATGAGGACCACTTCCATCGGTGTGTCACTGGGTTCAACACCTTTAAGTGCCATGAGCGATGGTAATCTACTACCTTCCTCCAAGTTATTGCACATCACCCACAAATATGGATTCATTCCCAGGATGTTATAAAATCCATCTGATATCTTGTCAGCATAAGACAAGCAGCCGCTTACCTGAAAATTCAACAAGGCATTTGATTGTCACACATTTGATCTTTGAGATGTGCCAATAACAATTCACAAACCTTCATAATGACCTTGGCTGGTAAACTAGATCACATCTCTAAAAGAATATACATTGGATTTGAACCACAACTTAAGATGTAACCACTtcgaataaatgaaatatacaGTTCTAAATTTGAAGTGGCAGACCGATATTAATACTTCATAACGAAGTACTATGTAGCCTGTACTTACCCAGAGGCGGAACGACACAGTCTCAGGATCGGAAGATCCTGCAAGACCCTTAACACTTCTGCATTCTTGTAGAAGCAGAGGCTCATCGCCAGCAAGAGTTGCTTGCTCCACAATCTTTTTTGCAAGCGTGAGCTGCAAGTAATAGCTCTCCTTCAACCTAGGTACCAGTTCATCCCTCTCTTCTGGACTGCTTTGCTTAGCGGCATCCTCTACTTCTGCCTCTGTGATGGTCGAGGTATTTGAATCCTTGACTCCGGTACTCGGCCAGTTCCCATCCAATGTTATCCCCGAAAACAAACTCGCAGCATAGCTAGTGCTCCCCGCACTTGAAAGCCGCTGCAACGATACTTGCCTCTCAACACCAAGCCCCTTTTCCTTCCCCAGCACACTACTGTGATTGCTACCTGTACTCGGTAGCCTCTGCAATGCCACCTGCCTCTCGAAACCTGATCCCTTCTCTTTCCTTGACACCCCACTGTAGTTGCTGCCACTACTGGATAGCCGCTGTAACGACGCGTTGTGGTTTTTCGGCCTAATTGATGGTTTCTGTTCCTGTGGAGAGTGATCAGAGTCGACCACTTTTGGTACCGCCTCCGGCGGAGTCGGAAGCAAGAGAAGGCTGTATTCATCaccttcctcctcc
Coding sequences within it:
- the LOC116024667 gene encoding serine/threonine-protein kinase CTR1-like, with product MPHRTTYFFPRQFPDRGGYDASSTKFLLDHEKKIGADQNGGKSSKEGSEVAFKQLTKLQDEDSEVLPYSNVSDRITGGDKIHGKQLAAFVNWLAEKKNKEKSPHQNHHVKTKVGEEDGGEEEEEGDEYSLLLLPTPPEAVPKVVDSDHSPQEQKPSIRPKNHNASLQRLSSSGSNYSGVSRKEKGSGFERQVALQRLPSTGSNHSSVLGKEKGLGVERQVSLQRLSSAGSTSYAASLFSGITLDGNWPSTGVKDSNTSTITEAEVEDAAKQSSPEERDELVPRLKESYYLQLTLAKKIVEQATLAGDEPLLLQECRSVKGLAGSSDPETVSFRLWVSGCLSYADKISDGFYNILGMNPYLWVMCNNLEEGSRLPSLMALKGVEPSDTPMEVVLIDRRGDSKLRELEDKAQEIFFAAENTLVLAEKLGKLVAVHMGGSFPVEQGDLYMRWKIVSKRLKDLQKCIVLPIGNLSTGLCRHRAILFKKLADYVGLPCRIARGCKYCVEDHRSSCLIKIEDDQKFSREFVVDLVGEPGNVHGPDSSVNGSVLSFVPSPFQIAHLKEFQLPYLDDDISSQLLNSNCGLPSPEIVTYPEEENHQVHDIVLVEKPKNDWCSPIQLSEIESPKEVNTTAGGIMRNECNKPGEDNKIVLLQTYRKENVLSRPPICSSRPPKVTSFTGKSDVLEVESSLENKEKHPDATIPKYLNLEPSLAMDWLEISWDDLHIKERVGAGSFGTVHRAEWNGSDVAVKVLTLQDFHDDQLREFLREVAIMKRVRHPNVVLFMGAVTKRPHLSIVTEYLPRGSLYRLIHRPAAGEMLDQRRRLRMALDVAKGINYLHCLSPPVVHWDLKSPNLLVDKNWTVKVCDFGLSRFKANTFISSKSVAGTPEWMAPEFLRGEPSNEKSDVYSFGVILWELVTMQQPWSGLCPAQVVGAVAFQNRKLSIPQNISPILASLMEACWDDDPAQRPSFSSIVETLKKLLKSPLKLIQMGGTQGK